A part of Fundulus heteroclitus isolate FHET01 chromosome 23, MU-UCD_Fhet_4.1, whole genome shotgun sequence genomic DNA contains:
- the LOC105938265 gene encoding BEN domain-containing protein 4 isoform X2 gives MEGQMQPADEGPCVPKMCRQQRGPYSTLKPFQSKRSAGKSRFDRSAVVELPLFGDGHPFTFPAEEPHPFQPLQQQQQQQQQRPQLLHQSSVAISTSQQHHPPPQQQQQQQQQRLPCDARPSSRVPTSTSTASLGSQRRSCSGSEPRFSPDCTYGISTENRLILDAFAQQCSRVLNLLNNGRLLEPSSSSLGSNVKLEDGRGDAQGLHCSSQAKLKPQESSSSTDPEDEAQQSHSNQQQTSAVLRIFTDSLQNYLFSGPQQHRAASLEGDQCGPAEPGSEVSPSRHNLGGWRSPAPSESYGHPSSTLPEEEEEEESCCPRCLELEQEVLCLQQENEELRNKLENVPVPCQNALDYLKAVLEFHNQLAQPIPEEQLTECDNMELKDISLQEEEQQTVFEVCRLACTDHTSGLFPGPPQLNSEFDSSSLQGSKQLLENYPLFITNKQWDEAVNSSKKDGRRLLRYLIRYIFTTDELKFSCGLGKRKRSVHSGEPGLERRPLNPVKVSCLREFIRMHCASNPDWWMPSEEQINKVFSDAVGHARQGRAVGTFLGSSGSSTSSLYMDAFDGHLSQDELYLKGCQNGQLD, from the exons ATGGAGGGACAGATGCAACCCGCGGACGAGGGGCCCTGCGTCCCGAAGATGTGCCGACAGCAGCGGGGTCCGTACAGCACCCTGAAGCCCTTCCAGAGCAAGCGCTCCGCGGGGAAGTCGCGCTTTGACCGGTCCGCCGTGGTGGAGCTGCCTCTGTTTGGCGACGGGCATCCCTTCACTTTCCCTGCCGAGGAGCCTCATCCCTTCCAGccgctccagcagcagcagcagcagcagcagcagcggccgCAGCTCCTCCACCAGAGCAGCGTCGCTATCAGCACCAGCCAGCAGCATCACCCGCcgcctcagcagcagcagcagcagcaacagcagcgtCTCCCATGTGACGCCAGGCCCAGCAGCAGGGTCCCGACATCCACCTCTACGGCATCCCTCGGTTCCCAGCGGCGCTCCTGCAGCGGTTCGGAGCCCAGGTTCTCTCCGGACTGCACCTACGGTATCAGCACAG AAAaccggctcatcctagatgccTTTGCCCAGCAGTGCAGCCGAGTCCTCAACCTTCTCAACAATGGCCGTCTCCTGgagccttcctcctcctccctagGCTCCAACGTCAAGCTGGAAGACGGGCGAGGAGACGCTCAGGGGCTCCACTGCTCCTCACAGGCTAAGCTGAAGCCCCAGGAGAGCTCCTCCTCCACAGATCCAGAGGATGAGGCCCAACAAAGCCATTCAAACCAGCAACAGACCTCCGCGGTCCTCCGCATCTTCACGGACTCCCTACAGAACTACCTGTTCTCCGGGCCTCAGCAACATCGGGCCGCGAGTCTCGAAGGGGACCAGTGTGGTCCTGCGGAGCCCGGGTCGGAGGTGTCTCCGTCGAGGCACAACCTGGGAGGCTGGAGGTCCCCGGCTCCCTCGGAGTCCTACGGCCACCCGTCGTCGACGCtgccggaggaggaggaggaggaggagagctgcTGCCCGCGCTGTctggagctggagcaggaggtgCTATGTCTGCAGCAGGAGAACGAGGAGCTGCGGAACAAACTGGAGAACGTTCCAG TCCCCTGTCAAAATGCCCTGGACTACTTGAAGGCGGTTCTCGAGTTCCACAACCAGCTGGCCCAGCCAATCCCAGAGGAACAGCTCACAGAG TGTGACAATATGGAATTAAAAGATATATCTCTGCAGGAGGAAGAGCAGCAAACAGTCTTTGAGGTTTGTCGTTTAGCCTGTACGGATCATACGTCTGGTTTGTTTCCTGGCCCGCCCCAACTCAACTCTGAGTTTGACTCCTCTTCCCTCCAGGGGAGCAAACAGCTCCTGGAGAACTACCCGCTCTTCATCACCAACAAGCAGTGGGACGAAGCCGTCAACTCCTCAAAGAAAGACGGCCGGCGGCTCCTGCGCTACCTGATCCGCTACATCTTCACCACGGACGAGCTGAAGTTCTCCTGCGGCCTGGGCAAAAGGAAGCGCTCGGTGCACTCAGGGGAGCCGGGCCTGGAGAGACGGCCGCTCAACCCCGTCAAAGTCAGCTGCCTCAGAG AGTTTATCCGGATGCACTGTGCCTCAAACCCAGACTGGTGGATGCCCTCGGAGGAGCAGATCAACAAAGTGTTCAGCGATGCGGTGGGCCACGCCCGCCAGGGCCGGGCGGTGGGGACGTTCCTgggcagcagcggcagcagcaccagcagcctCTACATGGACGCCTTCGACGGACACCTGTCGCAGGATGAGCTGTATCTGAAAGGCTGCCAGAACGGCCAGTTGGACTGA